From Oceanipulchritudo coccoides, the proteins below share one genomic window:
- the purM gene encoding phosphoribosylformylglycinamidine cyclo-ligase: MSKKQSKKKAYAEAGVDIALADKLLGSVKPWLKQASRPESLGSIGGFGGFFDISKTRCKHPVLVSSTDSVGTKVTAARIVGNYSNLGADIVNHCANDIAVCGAEPLYFLDYYATGQLDRNYVTLMKGLAKACKASNIALVGGETAELPGVYNNGECDLVGTIVGVVDKPRILTGKAIRPGDVLVGLASSGLHTNGFSLARKILFKDMKLKPEDTLPGFRSKVGNALMQAHVNYSGFLLEAFKKYNKGSQASKRRGNAIFGAAHITGGGFTGNVPRILPENCSAIINTKSWKPLPVFQTMVSGGKVDFEEAYEVFNMGIGMVLAVSPDVAANIVKLAGKHKHKAVIVGEVIKGDGSVELNR, encoded by the coding sequence ATGTCTAAGAAACAGAGCAAAAAGAAAGCCTACGCCGAGGCCGGCGTGGACATCGCATTGGCTGACAAACTCCTGGGAAGCGTCAAACCATGGCTCAAGCAAGCAAGCCGTCCGGAGTCCTTGGGTTCCATCGGGGGCTTTGGTGGGTTTTTTGATATTTCGAAGACGCGTTGCAAGCACCCTGTGTTGGTCAGCAGCACGGACAGCGTTGGCACGAAAGTGACCGCGGCCCGGATTGTCGGCAACTACAGCAACCTCGGCGCGGACATCGTCAACCATTGCGCCAACGACATTGCCGTGTGTGGCGCGGAACCCCTTTACTTTCTCGATTACTACGCCACCGGCCAGCTTGACAGGAATTATGTCACCCTGATGAAGGGATTGGCCAAGGCCTGCAAGGCTTCCAACATTGCCCTCGTGGGGGGAGAAACCGCCGAGCTGCCGGGCGTCTACAACAACGGTGAGTGCGACCTCGTCGGGACCATTGTTGGTGTCGTTGACAAGCCGAGGATCCTCACCGGCAAGGCAATCCGCCCGGGAGACGTGCTCGTCGGCCTTGCCTCCAGCGGCCTGCACACAAACGGCTTTTCCCTTGCCCGGAAAATCCTCTTCAAGGACATGAAGCTGAAGCCGGAGGATACCTTGCCCGGTTTTCGCTCGAAAGTGGGCAATGCCTTGATGCAGGCCCATGTCAATTACAGTGGCTTCCTGTTGGAGGCGTTCAAGAAGTACAACAAGGGATCACAGGCCTCGAAAAGGCGTGGTAACGCCATTTTCGGCGCGGCTCACATCACCGGTGGAGGCTTCACGGGAAATGTCCCGCGGATTCTCCCGGAAAATTGTAGTGCCATTATCAATACCAAATCATGGAAGCCCTTACCGGTTTTCCAGACCATGGTTTCCGGGGGGAAAGTCGATTTTGAGGAAGCCTACGAGGTTTTCAACATGGGCATCGGCATGGTGCTGGCGGTTTCGCCGGATGTCGCGGCAAACATTGTCAAGCTGGCCGGTAAGCACAAACACAAGGCTGTGATCGTTGGGGAAGTCATCAAGGGTGATGGTTCCGTTGAATTGAACCGCTAA